The Hymenobacter sp. 5317J-9 genome has a window encoding:
- a CDS encoding glycosyltransferase family 2 protein produces the protein MKLSVVIPAYNEEESLGETLRTLHAALAAEGIAHEIVVTNDNSKDNTLGALEALAREIPTLTYYTNAGPNGFGYAVRYGLERYTGECVAVMMADLSDDPADLVRYYRTMVAGNYDCVFGSRWIKGGRVVDYPAHKKTLNRVANAIVKTLFRLKYNDCTNAFKLYRRHTMDGLKPFLSPHFNLTLELPLKAIVRGYSYAVVPNSWTNRKYGESKLKIKEMGSRYFFIMMYCLIEKHFSRGDFHKAKTTA, from the coding sequence ATGAAGCTAAGCGTCGTCATTCCGGCCTACAACGAAGAGGAGAGCCTCGGCGAGACGCTGCGCACGCTGCACGCGGCGCTGGCGGCCGAAGGCATTGCCCACGAAATCGTCGTCACCAACGACAACTCGAAGGACAACACCCTGGGCGCGCTCGAAGCCCTGGCGCGGGAAATCCCCACGCTGACGTATTACACCAACGCCGGCCCCAACGGCTTCGGCTACGCCGTGCGCTACGGCCTCGAGCGCTACACGGGCGAGTGCGTGGCCGTGATGATGGCCGACCTCTCGGACGACCCGGCCGATTTGGTGCGCTACTACCGCACGATGGTGGCGGGCAATTACGACTGCGTCTTCGGCTCGCGCTGGATAAAGGGGGGCCGGGTGGTGGACTACCCGGCCCACAAAAAGACGCTCAACCGCGTGGCGAATGCCATTGTCAAGACCCTGTTCCGGCTCAAGTACAACGACTGCACCAACGCCTTCAAGCTCTACCGCCGCCACACCATGGACGGGCTCAAGCCCTTCCTCTCGCCCCACTTCAACCTCACGCTCGAGCTGCCGCTGAAGGCCATCGTGCGGGGCTACTCCTACGCCGTGGTGCCCAACTCCTGGACCAACCGCAAGTACGGCGAGAGCAAGCTCAAAATCAAGGAGATGGGCTCGCGCTATTTCTTCATCATGATGTACTGCCTCATCGAAAAGCACTTCTCTCGGGGCGACTTCCATAAGGCAAAAACTACTGCTTAA
- a CDS encoding NAD-dependent epimerase/dehydratase family protein, with the protein MKIALITGAGGLIGSEAVEFFADKFDLVVGIDNNLRRYFFGEQASTDWNRARLQNTFANYRHHAADIRDVEALGDIFREYGADIALVVHTAAQPSHDWAAREPFTDFTVNANGTLNLLEMTRQHCPEAVFIFTSTNKVYGDNPNFLPLVELETRWEIDERHPYFAHGIDEQMSIDHTTHSLFGASKVAADVLVQEYGRYFGMKTAVFRGGCLTGPRHSGAQLHGFLSYLMKCALTGQHYTVFGYKGKQVRDNIHSHDLVNMFWHFYQAPRPGGQVYNAGGGRFANCSMQEAIALCETITGNKMNYSYSEQNRVGDHIWYVSDVRRFEQHYPTWRFEYGLTATLTQIFNELRERQPA; encoded by the coding sequence TCTTCGCCGACAAGTTCGACTTGGTGGTCGGCATCGACAACAACCTGCGGCGCTACTTCTTCGGCGAGCAGGCCAGCACCGACTGGAACCGGGCCCGGTTGCAGAACACGTTCGCCAACTACCGCCACCACGCGGCCGACATCCGCGACGTGGAAGCCCTCGGGGACATTTTCCGGGAGTACGGCGCCGACATCGCCCTGGTGGTGCACACGGCCGCCCAGCCCAGCCACGACTGGGCCGCGCGCGAGCCTTTCACCGACTTCACCGTCAACGCCAACGGCACGCTCAACCTGCTGGAAATGACCCGGCAGCACTGCCCGGAAGCGGTGTTCATCTTCACCTCCACCAACAAGGTGTACGGCGACAACCCGAACTTCCTGCCGCTGGTGGAGCTCGAAACCCGCTGGGAAATCGACGAGCGCCACCCCTACTTCGCCCACGGCATCGACGAGCAGATGAGCATCGACCACACCACGCACTCCTTGTTCGGGGCCAGCAAGGTGGCGGCCGACGTGCTGGTGCAGGAATACGGCCGGTACTTCGGCATGAAAACGGCCGTCTTCCGCGGGGGCTGCCTCACGGGGCCGCGCCACTCCGGGGCGCAGCTGCACGGCTTTTTGTCGTATTTGATGAAGTGCGCCCTCACCGGGCAGCACTACACCGTCTTCGGCTACAAGGGCAAGCAGGTGCGCGACAACATCCACTCCCACGACCTGGTGAACATGTTCTGGCACTTCTACCAGGCCCCGCGCCCGGGCGGCCAGGTCTACAACGCCGGCGGCGGGCGCTTCGCCAACTGCTCGATGCAGGAGGCCATCGCCCTGTGCGAAACCATCACGGGCAACAAAATGAACTACTCTTACTCCGAGCAGAACCGCGTGGGCGACCACATCTGGTACGTCTCCGACGTGCGCCGCTTCGAGCAGCACTACCCCACCTGGCGGTTCGAGTACGGGCTGACGGCCACGCTGACGCAGATTTTCAACGAGTTGCGGGAGCGCCAGCCGGCATGA